The genomic stretch GCTCGGAGAGGTTATTGCCTATCTCCGCCAGTGTCTTGAGCGGGGACGGGCGGCCGGCATTCCTGAAAGCCATATGGCGGTGGATCCTGGCGTCGGCTTTGCCAAGGATCTTGACGGCAATCTCGAGCTTATCAGACGACTGGGGGAACTACGCTCCCTCGGTCGACCTATTCTCCTCGGCACCTCCAGAAAAGGATTCATCGGAAAAGTCCTTGATGAACCGAATCCGGAGGCACGGGTGATGGGGACCATGGCGACGGTCGCCTTGGGGGTGCAACAGGGTGCTACCCTGTTTCGCGTCCACGACGTCAGGGCTGCCCGGCAGACGGCCGATATGGCATGGGCCATCTGCAAACCAAGAGGTGATGTTATAAACAAATAGAATCAAGGCCGGTGTTCTTTATGGGCGACATGTTGGAAGGATTTAAAAATTTCAGGTGGTTGCTGGACCTGCTCGATATCGTCCTCGTTGCCTATATCATCTACCGGATTATTCTGCTCATCAAAGGGACGCGGGCCGTGCAGATGCTGCTTGGTCTCGCCGTCATCCTTCTTGTCTATGTCGCCTCCCAGATCGGGGGCCTCTATACGCTGCACTGGCTGCTCGACAACTTCCTGTCTTCCATCATTCTGGTGATTGTCGTCATTTTCCAGAATGATATCCGCCGTGCCCTGATTCACGTCGGTCGCAACCCCTTCTTCGCCGATCTGTCCTACAAGGAAGAGACGGAGGTCATGGAAGAGTTGATCAAGGCGACTCTCAACCTGGCCAACCGTCGTATTGGCGCGCTCATCGTGATCGAGCGGGAAACCGGACTGAAAGATTTTCTCGAAGTCGGCGTGGAGATCGACGCCAAAGTCTCCAGTGATCTGATTACTTCCATTTTTCTCCCCTATTCGCCCATTCATGACGGCGCCCTGGTCATCCAGCAGGGGAGGCTGAAACGGGCAGGCTGTTTTCTACCCCTGTCCCAGAATCCCGATATCAGCAAGACACTCGGAACGCGTCATCGGGCGGCTATCGGTTTGACGGAACTGGTGGACGCCGTGGCGATCGTGGTCTCGGAGGAGACCGGCAAGATTTCTGTCGTCGTCGGCGGCCGGATTACCCGCGACCTCGACTCAACCGCCCTGAAGAGGGTTCTCAAGCGACTGCTTGAGCCCAAAACAAACAAGAAGAAGAGCTGATGGCATCATGTTCGCCAAACTGATGGAAAACTGGCTTCTCAAGCTTCTTTCGCTCTCCTTTGCCCTGGTCTTGTGGTTTTTTGTCATGGGCGAGCAGAAGCTGGAACTGGGCTATGCCGTGCCCCTGGAACTCAAGAATACTCCTCAGGGGTTGATGGTTGCCAACGAGGTGCCCAGTCTGGTCGACGTGCGGATCAGCGGCCCCCGCACCCTCCTCATGAACCTGAGCCCCAGCGATATCAGTATTTCCGTCGATCTCAAGGATCTTCAACCGGGATTGACCTCCTTTAAGCGCCTGGAGGAGAGGCTGAACATCCCTAGCGCGCTCAAGGTAACCCGACTTTCCCCTTCTTTTGTTGATGTTAAGCTCGAACGCATTCGCAGCAAGGCCGTGCCGGTCCAGGCTGTGATTTCCGGACAGCCCGCCGCGGGTTTTGTGGTCAAGTCCGTTAGGGCTACACCGGACAAGGTCGATGTCGAAGGGGCCGAAAGTGAGCTCAAGGATGTGGCAGAGGTCTCCACCGAGCCCGTGGATGTGGAGGGGGTGAAGGAAAGCTTTACCTTGATGGTGCCCATCAACTATCGCGGCAAATACACAGGACTCAAGGACAAGAAATCAGCCGAGGTGCTTGTGGTGGTAGAACCGCAACCTGGTCATCAGAACCAGGGGGAAAGGAAAGTGCAGGAATGAGCAAAAAATTGTTTGGCACCGATGGCGTTCGCGGTGTGGCCAATGTCTATCCGATGACGACAGAGATGGCCATGCAACTGGGCCGGGCTGCTGCCTATATCTTCAAGAAGGATAATCGACGCCACCGTATCGTCATCGGCAAGGATACGCGGCTGTCCGGCTACATGATCGAAAATGCTCTGTCGGCCGGAATTTGTTCCATGGGTGTCGATGTCTTGCTGGTCGGCCCTCTGCCGACACCCGGAATTGCTTTTATCGCCAAGTCCATGCGTGCTGATGCCGGCGTGGTGATATCGGCCTCCCATAATCCTTACCAAGATAACGGGATCAAGTTCTTTTCACGTGACGGCTTCAAATTGCCCGACGAGGTAGAACTGAAGATTGAAGATCTCATTTTCAGCCAAAAGATCGATTCCCTTCGTCCAACCGCCGCAGAAGTTGGCAAGGCTTTCCGTATCGATGATGCCCAGGGGCGCTATATTGTTTTTCTGAAAAACTCCTTTCCGGGGGACATGGATCTAAGCGGCCTGAAAATCGTGCTGGACTGCGCCAACGGCGCCGCTTACAAGGTGGCTCCCGCGGTGCTGGAGGAGTTGGGCGCTGAGGTCATCTCGATCGGCGTTTCGCCTAATGGCACCAATATCAATGCCGGTTGTGGTTCCCTGCACCCCGATATTCTGTCGGAAAAGGTCAAGGAACACCGCGCCCATCTGGGCATAGCGCTCGATGGTGATGCCGATCGGGTTATTTTTGTCGATGAATTCGGGCGCGAAGTCGATGGGGACCACATCATGGCCATCTGTGCCACCCAGATGCTGGCCGAGGGCCGGCTTGCCCATAACACTCTGGTTGCGACCGTCATGAGCAATATGGGCCTGGATATCGCGCTACGCAAAGCAGGGGGCAGGGTCGTCAAGACGGCTGTCGGTGACCGCTACGTGGTGGAAGAAATGCGCCAGCATGGCTACAATCTCGGTGGTGAACAATCCGGGCATATGATCTTTCTTGATCATAATACGACGGGTGACGGTATGATTTCCGCCCTGCAGGTGCTGGCCA from Desulfuromonas sp. KJ2020 encodes the following:
- a CDS encoding YbbR-like domain-containing protein; this encodes MFAKLMENWLLKLLSLSFALVLWFFVMGEQKLELGYAVPLELKNTPQGLMVANEVPSLVDVRISGPRTLLMNLSPSDISISVDLKDLQPGLTSFKRLEERLNIPSALKVTRLSPSFVDVKLERIRSKAVPVQAVISGQPAAGFVVKSVRATPDKVDVEGAESELKDVAEVSTEPVDVEGVKESFTLMVPINYRGKYTGLKDKKSAEVLVVVEPQPGHQNQGERKVQE
- the glmM gene encoding phosphoglucosamine mutase; protein product: MSKKLFGTDGVRGVANVYPMTTEMAMQLGRAAAYIFKKDNRRHRIVIGKDTRLSGYMIENALSAGICSMGVDVLLVGPLPTPGIAFIAKSMRADAGVVISASHNPYQDNGIKFFSRDGFKLPDEVELKIEDLIFSQKIDSLRPTAAEVGKAFRIDDAQGRYIVFLKNSFPGDMDLSGLKIVLDCANGAAYKVAPAVLEELGAEVISIGVSPNGTNINAGCGSLHPDILSEKVKEHRAHLGIALDGDADRVIFVDEFGREVDGDHIMAICATQMLAEGRLAHNTLVATVMSNMGLDIALRKAGGRVVKTAVGDRYVVEEMRQHGYNLGGEQSGHMIFLDHNTTGDGMISALQVLAIMQRSGRSLADLAEVMIALPQVLLNVRVTEKKDINDIADIRKTIAAVEKKLGESGRVLIRYSGTEPLLRVMLEGQDKVEITGYAQEIAAMIEKHLGSGRKKEA
- the cdaA gene encoding diadenylate cyclase CdaA, with the translated sequence MLEGFKNFRWLLDLLDIVLVAYIIYRIILLIKGTRAVQMLLGLAVILLVYVASQIGGLYTLHWLLDNFLSSIILVIVVIFQNDIRRALIHVGRNPFFADLSYKEETEVMEELIKATLNLANRRIGALIVIERETGLKDFLEVGVEIDAKVSSDLITSIFLPYSPIHDGALVIQQGRLKRAGCFLPLSQNPDISKTLGTRHRAAIGLTELVDAVAIVVSEETGKISVVVGGRITRDLDSTALKRVLKRLLEPKTNKKKS